The sequence GCGGCGACGTCCGCGACGACCTGGGCGGCGTCACGATCGCCGAGCCGGGCGGGCCCGTCGACGTCGTCGTCGTCGGCGGCGCCGGGCCCGAGTTCGGCTACGACGCCCTCAACCAGGTGTTCCAGCTCGCCCTCGACGGCGTCCCCCTCGTGGCGATGCACGAGAACCTGTACTGGCGCACGGCCAAGGGCTTCCAGCTCGACGGCGGCGCCTACCTCCGCGCGATCGAGGCCGCGGCCGGGGTGCACGCGGTCGTGATCGGCAAGCCGGCCCCGGCCTGCTTCCACGCTGCGATGCGGGACCTGGGCGTGCCGCCGGACGCGGCGGTGATGGTCGGCGACGACCTCGACGCCGACGTCCTCGCGGCCCAGGCCGCCGGCCTCACGGGAGTCCTGGTGCGGACGGGGAAGTTCCGGGCCGAGACGCTCGCGCGAGCCGCCGCCGAGCCCGACTACGTCCTCGACTCCTTCGCCGACCTGCCGACGCTGCTCGGCCTCACTTGACGGCGCCGTCGTC comes from Acidimicrobiia bacterium and encodes:
- a CDS encoding TIGR01458 family HAD-type hydrolase, giving the protein MPAAAAVLIDIDGVLTVSWRAVPGTPAALQRLRDAGLGIALITNTTSRSRQSIAAALTNAGFGVGAAEILTAPALTAAYLRQHHAGGRCLVLNSGDVRDDLGGVTIAEPGGPVDVVVVGGAGPEFGYDALNQVFQLALDGVPLVAMHENLYWRTAKGFQLDGGAYLRAIEAAAGVHAVVIGKPAPACFHAAMRDLGVPPDAAVMVGDDLDADVLAAQAAGLTGVLVRTGKFRAETLARAAAEPDYVLDSFADLPTLLGLT